From the genome of Kitasatospora azatica KCTC 9699:
CCAGTAGTCCCTCTCGTGGGTGCCGAAAGCCTCGCCGATCTCGACGGCCGTCCCGTGAGCCCTGATCATCCGACGATCGGTCCCTGCCGCGTCCACGGTGAGCCCGTGCGCGCCTAGGTACGCCCTGACCCGCCCCAGGGAGGCCTCGGTCGGGCCGAATCGGACGCCGAACTCCTCTGGTGTCAGCTTGCTGCCGTACTCGGCAGAGCCCGGGGAGCTGGCCTCCTGCAGGAAACGGTCCAGACCGTCGCTGTCACGTAGCCGCAGGGCGACGACCACCGAGATCTGCTGGTCGCCCGGGACCACGCCAAGTGGCTGCGAGCGCGCCACTGCGGGAACCTCGATGTCGGGCAGGACCACTCGGGGTGCGGTGCCGCGGCCGTGTTCGTACTCCGCGGCCGCGATCGTGATCAGTGACGTCGACAGGACCGTCAGGGCCGCGCAGACGGCCGCGAGATGGGACCGCAGCATGCGAACTCCTCCTCCACCCGGCCGTACCGGGCTGGTGGTCCGCAGCCCCCCGTGTTACGACCCTGCCCTCAAAGACCCGGCAGCTGGCCAGATATGACGCCACCGCTCGTCACGCGTCCGCGCGGCGGTGATGACGGGATACGGCAGCCGATCACTCAATGGGATGAGCGCACCTCTGGGTACGCGTCAAGGACGTTGCTCTGGCGCAGATCATGGCCAGGACGACAGAGCCGCCCTCGATACCCCGTGACCAGCACGGAGGGCTGCAGGACACAGCGGAGGCGATGAGTGCTCAGTGTTGATGCAGATCCGCTTCGCGTCGAACAACTCCTCAATGCAGGCGAACTGGAGTGCCCCAGGTGCTCCGGAGTCCTGACTGGCTGGGGCCACGGCCGCCCCCGAGCGCTGCGGGGGACTCTTGGATCGAGACTGCTGCTGCATCCACGGCGGGCCCGGTGTTCCAGGTGCGGAACCACGCACATCCTCCTGTCCGAGCTGGCGCTGCCACGCCGAGCGGACACCGTGGCCGTGATCGGAACCGCACTGGAGCTGGTCGCCGCAGGGCGAGGACATCGGCCAATCGCTCACGAACTGGGCCGTCACGAGGCCACCGTGCGCGGCTGGTTGCGCCGGTTCGCGCTCTGCGCGCCTCGCGTGCGCGCCCTGTTCGCGCTACTGCTCGCCGAATTGCGCATTTTCCTCCCCGAGCCAAACGGCACGCCGACCGCCGCAGCCGTGGCTGCGGTCCTGGCGGCCGCACACGCCAGGGGCCAACAGTTTTCGACGGAAGTCGGGTCCCCTTGGGCCTTCGCCTGCCGGATGTCACAAGGAAAGCTGCTGGCAGCGCCGGAATTCCTCTAAAAGATCAACACGAACCGCCTCTGGGCACGGTCCGG
Proteins encoded in this window:
- a CDS encoding DUF6431 domain-containing protein; the protein is MLSVDADPLRVEQLLNAGELECPRCSGVLTGWGHGRPRALRGTLGSRLLLHPRRARCSRCGTTHILLSELALPRRADTVAVIGTALELVAAGRGHRPIAHELGRHEATVRGWLRRFALCAPRVRALFALLLAELRIFLPEPNGTPTAAAVAAVLAAAHARGQQFSTEVGSPWAFACRMSQGKLLAAPEFL